DNA from Rosa rugosa chromosome 6, drRosRugo1.1, whole genome shotgun sequence:
GAATCCTAATGTATCCGAGTTTGTACCTACAACAGTTTGGCATGGTTGCCATCCAATGGAATTCTCTGCCCCAGCACCTGTTGTTGAGCCAATTTCTGATCCCTCTCCCTTGGAGTCAAAAATTCAGAATGATGATTCTGCTCCAGTTCTGCCAGTGGACATTGATAATGTGGGGGAAACTAAGAAAGAAGCGGACATTCTAACATCAGAGGCAACTTGTAATCCAATTGAAAGTGTCAAGGAAGTTGGTCCAGATCTTTGTGGGGTTGAGAATGCTCAGAACGAACCATGTGACAGCCCAAATGGAAAAGTTGGAAGTAGCGCTGAAAGGACGACTGATGGAGAGAAAACCTTCAGCATTTTGATAAGGGGCAGAAGAAACCGAAAGCAGACTCTGAGAATGCCAGTAAGTTTGCTCAGTCGACCATATGGCTCACAGTCATTCAAAGTCATATATAACAGGGTGGTCAGGGGGAATGATGCGTCCAAACCCATCAGCTTTTCATCTAGTGAAAACTGCACAGCTACTGCtacataaaccctaatttgttTCTGTTACCAATCGGGTATAGCAGACCCTCGTCGATTATATGCAGAAGGGACAGGATTCACTTGATCCCTTGGCTCTTACATTCACAACCTTGCGATATTCTACTTATACATGGTTGGCGTAAAAGAGTTCAGGTTAGTGCTCTGAGGCTCTGACTAAGCCTTGTTGTAGCAATTTATTCTCATTGAGTTGTTTATAGTAAATTTAAATGGCAAAACGTATGTATAGCTTACTTTAATTTTTCCTGATCAAATGTATATTCTCTGTCTGAACTGTTATGTGCAGGTTACAGTAGGAAGCTCACTTTTGTTGGAACTTCCATGGGGAGAGTTTATGGGGTGAAAATTTTGGTTCATCACATAGTAAGAAAATTTTGTTATTCTGGATGTCGGAACCACAGCGCATTTGAAACTGAtattattttgatttttaatttggatCAATTGTACATGACTTGATTATTCTTTGTCACCATTCCTTCTCTCATTTTAGACGAGTATTAACACTAGTTTCAGTGAATCATTTTTCTGTTGCACTTACAATGATGTTGTGATTCTTGTTAAATCATTGCCAGTTAAAGTTCAGATTAAACGTTTGGTTGTTCCTACAGAATTAAACGTTTAGTTCTTCTTCATAAAGGCTTCCGGAAAATCCAAGTGGAAGGAGATTCTTTGATCTTTATCGAGTGTTTCAACTGTCTGTTTTCCACTCTTAGAATCAAAATAGTCGTTCTAGGCATACAGTGGTCGAGTGCCCGGTGCCCCCTTTGAAGGGAAACATACTTTTCAAGCACAAATCgaggagagaagaaagaaaagaacgGACATTGAAGCACAATTGCAAATTGGAGCTCTGGTGACAAGTCCAGCAAACCACCACAAATCGCAGTGCACCATTGCCAGCCACCGCCCCTGTCGGCTCTACCACATCACCACCTTTACCTCAGTTGCTTATTCAGGTCCAAGACTTGGTTGACCTTTTCCCTTTATGCCATCCATTACATCAATTTCACTACTTTTCCACATCTGACTAAACCTAACCATTCGGTTTTTTTTCAGCCACTGCACTTTAAGCATATTGGAACCCAGGATAAAAATGGAACTTTGGTTTGTATCAAATTAACAAAAGAAGTATCTGCCTAGGGAAACAGGGGACAGCCAAAATGAATAAAGAAGCTCAAATGCTCAATCCATACAACCTTTCATGACATCTAAAGACAAATGTTAGCTTCAGGAACACAACATCCAGCTATGCAGTCAACCACCAAGTATCCACATACAGTTagttcacccaaaaaaaaaaaaaaaaaaaagaagaagattgaaaTGCTGTGCAGTAGTGCAGTACAACTCTTTGACTTGGCCTTTTTCACAGTGGTGAAGATAGCAAGTTGAAATTTGTCTTAGATGCCAAGCCTGGAATCATTTCTCATCCTTCTTTGTACTATAAAGGAATAACTGAAATCTACACTGAAATTTGGCAGAGAACGTTTCGAGGAGTGTGAAATATGTCGCCTATGGAACCGGATTCATTTGGAAGTTTGGAggcatattcttattttctgtCCTCCTCATCCTTGCCAAAACTTCTAAAACAATGACTGCGATAAGAATTCCGCTGAGAAAAAATCCATAACTAATCTTCCATTCAATGCCTGCAGCTCCAATGTTGATCCCCAGAACTATGTTCACAGCTGCAAAGAAGATTGCAAACCTTCCAAACCAGTGGTGGTACCAATTCCAGTACTTTCTAATCTTGGCATCCTTGCCTGGTCTTAGAAAGAATGCCAATATCTGGAAATCCAAAGGtaaaaaacacaaaatgatCAGCTTAGTGGTCAAGGAATAACAGTAACAACACTATACAAGAAGTGGATATAAGTGTGAGGAACAAACCTGAAGGATAATAAGCACAAGAACAAAGATTCCaattgctctatgtgtttggaAATTGGCGTCTATTTTATTATAGAGTTTTTGTCCAAGTACCACTGCTGCAAGGCCAATGACAAATCCCACAAATTGAATAATTGAATGGAGATAGTACCACAAGGGGTCCTTGTGCTTGAAGTATCTTGGGACAATTGCCCCCAAAGGAATGATTATACCCCATCCAAATATGGCCAATATTCCATGGTTCTTCTTCATCTGGCCAAAATCACTAGGTGCCTCAGATGCAGAACCTGTAAAGCTTTTACGCTTAGAGAACAAACCAACAATGTATATCCAGTATTGTACTGCTTATAAGAATGCATTTGCATGTTTCTGATCGAATAGAGAGAATTAAAGCTAATTGGTAATGGTTGGAGAGGCTGGAATTGCATGTATCTTTAGAATTCCCAATGCAGGATTCTAGATCTCCAACATGTTCCATCATGTGTGACCACACATTGGGCCATGCAGATTTAGAATTATTTAGAACATCCAACCCAAAACTATTCTCAGTGAGTGAAAGAAGCTGAAGATCTCATCATATATAATGCAAGGAAATTGGaagtaaattaacaaaaatgagCTAGTGTCAAAGAGCACAATAGCCTACAAGGAGATGAACAAAACCTGCAGAGAAGTCGAACTTGATGGTGGTTTTATCGGTGTGTTTTGTTAAGTGGTTGTTGTGCTTGGGGTAACCGCTTCCAACGGCCAAGATAAGAGGTTGCCGAGAAAGATGAGCTAGGAATTTCAACTGGAATGCCAAGTAAATCCTAGGGCCATGAAGCACAACAGTAGCAGGAATACCAGTAAGTGGCAATTCACCTTTGTCTGGTATAACTTGCGAAGACTTTGAACCTTGCAAATAGTATTGCTTAATTCTTGCATGGCCTTTTCTATTAACCCATCCCACTATGGCACTTGAACCAACCATCAATCCATCTCTGGAAAATCCCATTCCTACCCACCCAGTGGTGTACACAGCAGATAATATAATGTTCATTACATGATCTTCAGTTTGGGTGTACTGCAACAAAAAAATGATTAACTTATAGATTAATTAAACATAACAAGAAAAAGAAGTGAAGGttgtataattgaaaaaagacATACCCTCAAAACAAAAGTGTTCCAAATAGGCCTGCAGACTATATCAGATGAATTACCATATGGTGGTGGCATGAAACTAGCCAGATCATTATTAACACAAATCTCTGATACTCCACCAGACCCATCTATAGTATTACCACCCTGGACATTACTATCATCACcacccaaaacaaaaaccttGGCCTCCAAGAAAAGGAGAAGAGCACATAACCTCAAAACCAAGAGCCAAGTCCCCGAATTCGCCATTTCAAAAAcctgaaattttgaaatgagaTCTTAGGCTTAGAACAAGAGGTGGCACAGATCATGAACAAAGTGGGTTGTGATTTGTGAAAGAGAAGGCATATTCAGGAGGTTGAGAGGTTTTAGTCTCTTGGGCTTGAAGTAATATTGGGATAtggttggtggtggtggggtttgTTCGTAGTGGTTGCTGATGGATAATAATTTCCCGCCAATTCTTACAAACTAACCCCCAACAATGTATGAACTGTTTTCAATTAACTCTTCTATATTATTAGGAGGGAATGAGGGATATCATCATCTTGGAAAACATGATaaaatttcaatatatattagGAAATTTTTCTACaacaacctaaaaaaaaaaaggaataattTGAGGGCCATGTAATGATAAATATATAGATGAGTgatgaagctttgaagttgactTGTTGTGTATTACAAGATACCATAATGAAGTCTTGTACTTAACAGCTTAGCTCAAACAGAAGGAAGAAGAATCTATAGTAAATTAATTGGAAAATGTAACCATCCAACCCTTTACATTAGAGTGATAGCGATCTCATATCTTTAAATCTTGATTGGTTCAAAAACACCATTAGTATGAcccaagagaaaaagaaaggagaacAACACTCTCTTATGGAGAATGAAAGGTAATTGAAGTACTGTAGcagccagatttttttttttgaagggaaagacgacaaactatattaattgaaactgaggagtacatggagcgatgcaaacgcatcgaaagaaaaataataaaacataacAAGATACACAATCGCATctataatgaagaaaaaacaataaaacatagcAAGATGCACAAACATTTATCACACTTCACACAATGATTATTGATGAGTTTCTAAGCAATACACAGAGTTAGAGACTTGATACACGTCATGTAGTAAAAATGATAGACAATAATAGTTGATCGGCATGTTTCCAAGCCAGGCAGGGCCAGCTGAAATTCAGGCAAAGTTTGGTTTCAAAGAATCAACAGATTGAAGCAACAAACATGAAGGCTGTGTTGCGGTCTCAAGATTCAGCATTTCAATTTATTAGGCCGGCTTCCTGAATCCTGATTCACCCCATTCTGCTTGATAAAAAAGTTATTCTTGTGACCATCAAATGTGACCTTCCTCTCACAACATGTGTGCAGATTAGAGTAATCAGATGCAACCATTACTAATCATTTCTCCTCCTTGCTAGCTCGGCTGCTGCTAGAATTTCCACATTCTAACAGCTTAAGTTTTGGGGATCAGTGGTAAACCAATCAATAAACTTTATCATGGTGTCAGAGAAAGAAATACTAAGTTCAAATCCTTGTCATTGCCTCCATTATCCTACCCGCCTATCTTTTTCAGAACAATGGGAAGTGAACGAACTTTAAATGCAACATTGACACCAAAACAAAGCATGGAAGTGATTTAGCCACGAATCCTAAAGATATGTTCCTCACCACTCTTCTCATCAACCTTGACAAGCCATTTGCTCTTATTACCATTCCTCTTCTTGAAACCACCCCTTTTTTCTGCTTCATTCGAAACTCTTCCACCACCCCAATCTTCCTTTCCGATCATGGTGACCTGCATACCTTTTCCAATGGGATGCTTCATCGACCTCACGACAACCCTCTCCTCCTTCACTCCCTTCACATGTCCTTCGAATCCTTTTCTTTCACCAACCAAGTTAGTAGCCACAACCACTGATTTTCTCGGATTAACATCCAGCAACTTCATCAACCCTGCGTACTCATCATTCTTGCAATCAACCAGAGAGAAATCAATGTTCTCGTAATTCGTCAATAGCTCAAAAGGGTCACCGGTCTTGAATTCTACCAAGTCTTTTAGGCCGGAGTCTTTGATCACTTTCTTTGATTCAGCTAGATCTGGCTCCGGAAGGATGCAAACCAATTTGCCTCCGGTGTGTTTTGCAGCAGCTGCTAAGGCAATTGTAGATGGGGAAGCACTTGATGTCACCTCCACTATGAGCTTGGCTTTCATGCCTGCTGCCAAGGCTGACACGAATTCATTGCTCCCTGGCTCTTGTGTTAACTTCACTGAGTCACATTGTCTTCTGCGATCATTGCACTGAAGATAAATGAAATTGGAGTTGGCAAGTGTGATTAATAATCTTATAATTAATATGGTTCATGATACTCCAAATGCATGAAAATGTTCTCgttgttgtagtatacatgaatcatattgtagtatatatgagtcatagtataaatgtctatatcatgtataaataggcacttgagtgtatagataaggtacttgagtgtataatataggtatagagacttgtgtgacaagctttatgacaaagggcaacaagcatggcaattatcatcatcacagctaccatgattgagctgcagctgtaaatcaagttgataccaagcttgagattatctttgagctttcacacttgtaatgtattcctataaataccctcttgtatgagatgaataaacacacatgaatctccattctctctgcaatattactctctctacattcctgttaatttacgtttttcctcaaacacgttatcagcacgaaattgctctagaattagaatcgaaattgacaagagtagaggaagttcataatccaatcaaagtcatttttccaaacctacaaaaaacctccaaaccctagcaaatatcaaagcccctgattcaagaagctcagaaccggcctcagaatctcaagaaccggccggaaactacctgaaccggccaccggaaaatTTGGAGTGCTGCCGGAccgctgccgagacctgccgagcagctgcgcagaaGCTGCAGAGAAgccctgccgagatctgccgagaagctgccgagcgagtcctgccgagaagctgccgagcgcatctgccgagacctgccgagcagctgcgtaGAAGCTGTCGACAGCACCTGCCGAGAGCTGCCGAAAGAatctgccgagctgctgccgaagacctgccgagcagctgccgagctgctgccgagcagctgtcgacacatctgtcgacagatctgtcgggcacttttccggcgactttcgggacacttttccggcgactttccggacacttttccggcgacttttcggaCAATTTTCTCGATTTTTTCCAGCGACTTTTAAGTCACCTCCGACAACCTTTTCCggacaaattttccggcgacactatttcaaggtatttcttattaaaagttcctgttttttgagtttgtattacttttctcttcttttcagggacttgtaatcaaaaaggcggaattatagaaattcacgctaaacgaactaagagcgttcgtaatctatgaactaagagtgttcataatattcggactaagagcgtccgcaagcatcgatttttgaactaaaagcggaatcgtggggattcacgctaaacgaactaagagcgttcgtaatcaatgaactaagagtgttcataatattcggactaagagcgtccgcaaacatcattgttttggtctaatccaaatattcttggaaattgatttcttggtagcatagctcggaaatcttattattttagttttcgtggaagtttaaactccgaaactaatatatcttctcttcttatttttcagaatgtcgaatgaacctagactcgacttttcaatacttgactcaacaggctcggaataccatggctgggtaaccgacgttgagaaccatctcactgcgagagggatattacccataatccaggcacctaacgagggtcttgtgttccaacgaacacccacaaagcaCGCACAAGctattatcttgatgcgacgccatatggataaagcactcagattggaatacatgtcaatcaaagatgcaagagacctatgggcagcgctagaagagcgctttggtaatatccaagattccctcctccctgacttgaaggttcagtggaacaatatacgattctcagacttcaagtctgttgctgaatacaattcagaagctcttcgcctaaaggccatgctgaagttctgtgaaaaacctctcacagaagaagagctaattgagaaaactctctccaccttccccgtccaagcaattatactatcaaagcagcatcgcactgaatttaatgctggacgacttacaaggttcaatgagctcatcaatattttgtcagtagctgagaagcacgacaacatccttgtaaagaattataatcCAAGGCCCATTGAAaccaagagcgttcgtgaggcgaattataatgcacccaaaagagggcgcaaggagcggtaccctaataacaggggacatgaaggacatatgggtccatataaccgccccaataaagaaggaaaccgcaactttAGAGCGgacacacgtggtggcaattccACACGTAGGAGAGGTGGATATGGCAACACCATGGGCCGTCGAGGTAGCAccatgggccgtggaggtcgcaccatGAGACATGGTGGTAACAACAACCCTCCTAGgcaatatccacaacgtgcacaacCTGCACCTCAAATGGAGGGAtataaccacaatgacatgtgtcatcgatgtggatcaattgagcattggttcaagcaatgccatgcaagtacccaactagctgcaagctacaaggagtataggcaattgagagagcaagaaaccaatcttgctgaagatgaagatataaATCTTGCTGAAGGTAAAgatatcaatcttgctgaagatgaagatggtgaagatatcactctcaccactgaggacttcaaagctgcagataaagagcacgaggatgccgcagactttgattagaatagtcctttctattttccaagaatggcaaatgtgccttagtcaaatgacaattgtattaaaactttttctcatgtggcgcatccaatgtagtatgatgtctaggaaagtaattgagatcggggtacttaagcgagcctcgctccaccaacatctctctactttcctggtcatattcattggagttaccaaacggattgagtaactacaatttgtctaaagtttgattttattatggaatagactttggaaaactttgatgtaatcattgattattttccttattaataaagtgtcgcattattattcaatgtcatggacatgtgttaaattccgaactttatataaagagccaatagttttcatgtggaaacacattgtgagaatggacaagaattcctttgcattacctctaataactacggacataaacgagtattagagaaacttatgtgtcactctagtgggttgtatgcaaccactattcgagccattgaatcaaaccatgtcataagagatgacttatgggattctgacacatataggctttggcaagaaCGTTTGAGATATCCAggttgtgatatgatgctccgtatattaaagacttcacacggacatccattcttcacaacgaaaagaagtacgaaccaaagattggtccaaagagttacttctaaaagatatca
Protein-coding regions in this window:
- the LOC133717143 gene encoding cytochrome b561 and DOMON domain-containing protein At3g61750, with translation MANSGTWLLVLRLCALLLFLEAKVFVLGGDDSNVQGGNTIDGSGGVSEICVNNDLASFMPPPYGNSSDIVCRPIWNTFVLRYTQTEDHVMNIILSAVYTTGWVGMGFSRDGLMVGSSAIVGWVNRKGHARIKQYYLQGSKSSQVIPDKGELPLTGIPATVVLHGPRIYLAFQLKFLAHLSRQPLILAVGSGYPKHNNHLTKHTDKTTIKFDFSAGSASEAPSDFGQMKKNHGILAIFGWGIIIPLGAIVPRYFKHKDPLWYYLHSIIQFVGFVIGLAAVVLGQKLYNKIDANFQTHRAIGIFVLVLIILQILAFFLRPGKDAKIRKYWNWYHHWFGRFAIFFAAVNIVLGINIGAAGIEWKISYGFFLSGILIAVIVLEVLARMRRTENKNMPPNFQMNPVP
- the LOC133718066 gene encoding uncharacterized protein LOC133718066, with the translated sequence MAMGAMRMEWSAASATKAYFDTIKLCNDRRRQCDSVKLTQEPGSNEFVSALAAGMKAKLIVEVTSSASPSTIALAAAAKHTGGKLVCILPEPDLAESKKVIKDSGLKDLVEFKTGDPFELLTNYENIDFSLVDCKNDEYAGLMKLLDVNPRKSVVVATNLVGERKGFEGHVKGVKEERVVVRSMKHPIGKGMQVTMIGKEDWGGGRVSNEAEKRGGFKKRNGNKSKWLVKVDEKSGEEHIFRIRG